The genome window TGCTTAACCAAAAGCATCTCATTATCTTAGTTTAGTTACCGTATCAATAAGTTATAAATAGTTCATAAAAAGTACTAATTTAACATTAGACATAGGATGGCAGAATCGTAAATATGATTGTCTGCTGATGTTGGTTTAATATTTTTGAGAGAATCTTATTTAGGTCTGTGCTGggctggagagtccacactagTCATAACACAATTCATGGCATTATCAATCAACTACAtacagtgcatctggaaagtattcacagcgcttcactttttccacattgttatgttacagccttattccaaaatggattaaattcattatttccctcaacattctacacacaacaacaacccataatgacaaagtgaaaactgttttttgcaaatctgttaaaaataaagaatgaaaacataacacgtacataagtattcacagcctttgctcaatactttgttgaagcacctttggcagcaattacagcctcaagtcttcttggggatgattccacaagcgtggcacacctatttctgggcagtttttCCCATTcgtctttgcagaacctctcaagttccatcaggttggatggggagcgtcggtgcacagccattttcagatctctccagagatgttcaatcgggttcaagtcagggctctggctgggccactcaaggacattcacacacagacattcagagttgtcccgaagctactcctttgttatcttggctgtgtgcttcgggtcgttgtcctgttggaagatgaaccgtcgccccagtcggGTCCAGAGcgttggagcatgttttcatcgaggatgtctttgtacattgctgcattcatctttccctcaatcctgactagtctctcagttcctcccgctgaaaaacattccCACAGCATTATGCTGcctccaccatgcttcactgtagggatggtattggccaggtgatgagcagtgcctggtttcctccagacatgacgcttggcatttaggccaaagagttcaatctttgtttcatcagaccagagaatgttgtttctcatggtcggagagtccttcaggcgggctgtcatgtgctttttactgaggagtggcttccgtcgggccactctaccaaacaggcctgatttgtggagtgctgcagagatggttgtccttctggaaggttcttctctcttcatagaacaacggcggagctctgtcagagtgaccatcgggttcctggtcacctccctgactaaggcccttctcccccgatcgctcagtctggctgggcggccaactctgggaagagtcctggtggttccaaacttcttccatttccgcataatggaggccactgtgctcattgggacattcaatgctgcagaaatcgttctgtacccttcgccacatctgtgcctcgatacaattctgtctcggaggtctacagataattccttggacttcatggcttggtttatgctctgatatgcactgtcaactgtgataccttatatagacaggtgtgtgcctttctcaatcatgtccaatcaactgaatttagcacaggtggactccaatcaagttgtagaaacatctcaaggatgatcagtggaaacaggaggcacctgagctacattgtgagtgtcatggcaaaggctgtgaatacttatgtacatgttatgttttttgtttgttttttgtttatttttaacagatttgcaaaaatttgcaaaacacagttttcactttgtcattatgggttgtcgtgtgtagaatgttgagcaaaataattaatttaatccattttggaataaggctgtaacataacaaaatgtggaaaaagtgaagcgctgtgaatactttccggatgcactgtatatggGTCAACTACATTGGGTATCAATAGAAAATTGTATTAATATGGGTCAATTACACAGGTCACAATTTACATTCAGTATAAACGTTAAGTGCCGATAGATAAAGGATGGTGACATTTATGGAGTGATTGGTAAAGCAACGGACAGGAGGTTtggtgaatggaaatgtaaaGACATTTATGGAGCGCTATCGTCCAAAGCACTTTGTCGAACTCACACACGCAATGATGGCATCAAGATCGCATTGATGGCTTTGATACTGGGAGCATAATTGAATGACTAGTATTTACCATGGTTATGTCTTGTAATATCATAATGACATAAAAAGATAATAACAGCCCAAAcagaaaaaatacacatttaagaATACAGCTTCTGTTCGCTGAACATAACTGGAAAGTAGACTGCAAAAGCAAGGCAGTTTTATTTCtatagcacatttaaacaacaaggtaattcaaagtgcttcacataaaaccattaaaaacatccaaacatgaaGCAGGGATATTTacaaacagttaagaacattgattgaaacataaaacaaaaatcatcaaaaaggacaaaatagACGATAAAAAATTTGCAGTGTAATTGCAGAAATGAAAAATTAaaggcagcaaacagaaaagtctttaatcaggatttaaaggagctgacgGACTCCGCAgatctgcagctttctggggcTTTGTTTCAGATATGTGGATGCAGAAAacctgaacgctgcttctccatgtttagtttTGAAAGTAGACCAGTCCCAGATGACCTAAGAGTTCGTAGCGGTTTATAAGGTATCAGAAATGTTCTTTGGtctaaaccattcagtgctttatgaACCAACAGAAGGACTTTGAAGTtgattctttgtttgacaggaagccagtgtaaagacctgaggactggagtgatgtgatccactttcctggtccTATTGAGAACtcgagctgcagcgttctggatcagctgtagctttctgattgactttttacagAGACATGTAAAAACACTGTAGTCGAGTCTACTAAATAAATGCATGGAGAAGTTTTTCCAAATCTGGTTGAGACATAAGTCCTCTAATCCTTGATATATTGTTTAGGTGACAGTAGGCTGATTTGGTAACTGTCTTGATATGACTGTTCAGGTTGAGGTCTGAAACCGTAACTCGGACCTCAACTGTTTTCCATAATCTGAGCCAATagaagcatgtagatgttgaatagaACCGGCCCCACTATTGAACCTTGGGGAACACCACatgtaattttctttctttacatcaGATGTTGTATAATGTCATCTATGACTGTATGGTTAAATTAATTTGTGTCATGGTGTTTGAACAGAGGTTTGCAGTGGGGTTGCCATTAGCAGATGTGTGTTATTCAACATTTGTTATCACTTTTATAGTAGATAATTCACACGGAATACTGTTAACCGATTTCTGAACAAGTACTTCTTACTGAAGCAAAGCACACAACGTAAAACTGCCATTGCACCGCCATATTCCCTTTATTGGGGATGCCAACAGTAAACTATGAATGGGCAGATACCACCAGAGAAAAGTAAGAACATAATAATCTTAAAATAATCTTTTCATCTCCTGGCATCTTCCCCTCTTTCACACAACTGTACTAATAAAGTATAACTCTGAAAAtcaacactttattttattcaacaacaATACAAGTTGTAAACAATTATAAAATACATATTCTCTAATGTAATGGTAGACTTAACTCAGTATAGACAGCCTTGAAgtggaagtgtgtttgtgtgtggccataacatttatatttttttaattagaaaatgtgttttcattctgATATGTTTGTTATGAGtgcattagtgtctctgttccTCCCCAGTCTTGTCCTTGAAAATAGGAAATTCCAGTGATGTCCTGAATCGAACAggcacctcctgctcctcaccgCTTGGCCGCTTGGCCACAGGGGCGTGGATACGTAGTTGGCCGTTTTCCATCAGGGAACAGGAAAGACCCGCCAGATCCAGGTGAGGGGGAAGGTCAATACTCTGGACAAATCCCATCCGAGACGAGGCCGAGGAGCGGAAGGAGGcattggaggaagaagaggcgcaGGACTGGCTTTCTTCTGCTCCAGCCTGCTTCATGGCCGCCACCGCCAGGCTCCGCCCCTCCAGTTTGACAGTGATGTCGTTGGGGGCATAACCACGAGCATCCAGGGTCACGAGGAGGTCATTGCTGTTTGCTGTGGCTATCTGGGCTTCCTTGTGCAGCTCCTTACTGGGAGTCTCCCTCTCTTTAGCTCCACTCAACCTGAAAAAGAAGCAGATCTAGATTCAGCTCGTGGTCCACCGTGTCTCAGGGCGTCCAATGTGGATTGGTTAGGGTTGTTGGTTGGAATcttggctgctccatgtcaaagtgtccctaaGCAAGTCACCTAAACCCTAACTGTCCCTGGGTGCCTTTatggcagcacactgctcccactgtgtgggatgggttaaatgcagagaataattggCCCAAGTGGATTAATAAAGGAtacttcctttctttctttcttgatcAGCCCAGTTGAATCAGACTGGTTCGGCAGCACTTTGCTCTACTATCGTTCTTGATTACAGACTAAAAACAACCACATTAAGACCTTTAAGAGGAAGTGGACTTGGACTGGTCAATTATGAAATGTAGTGAGAATGGTTCGTGGTGGGAACGTGATCTGACCTCGGTCCAACCCGACTACAAGGCAAACTCTTTTTTGAGCCAAACAGCTCCTGTTGAAAGGTATTTCTGAAATGCAGGAGTGTGAAATCAACAGCTGTAAATCTGTGCTTTTTGTGACTAATtcagaaagaagaaacaaattaTGGGGCCAATGCCTCATCTGCCCAAACTCTTCCACTGGTTCCAACCAGAGAAAAACACGCTTATACTTGAAAACTCTCTTTAAAAAAGCCAATCAGGTGAAACCACATGGTACATACCTCATCAAACTGGAGGAAACAAGAGGAAACTGGCTAAAATTGAGCGAGTGGGGCCTGTCGTGAATCCCCTCCAGAAGGTTGTCGGCCACTTTGGTTCTCTGGTTGAAGAAGTCTTGTTGTAGTGATGAGAGATCCTCGTGACGCAGCGGCCACAGCAACTCCTCCTGGCTGAAGAAAGGGTCATCGCCGAACAAGCCCGTCAAGGCTGCTTGCTGGGACATCATATTGTCCTGGACACAAGTTGGACCTGCAAAGTGTCAGTTGTCTTGTTGCAACTTCCCGCTCTCAGGCTTGAAGTCGGTAATCTCCGGGAAAGTGTGATCACTGAGAGCCGGCAGAGTTTTCTTCTCCTTGTTCGTCTTCTATCGGGCAGTTTGGGACATCGCACAGGACTCCCCTCCTTTAAATAGCCCAGCTGTCCCGCTCCCCCCCTTCGACCAGACTATTTTCACCCCATGAGCTCACTGCTGTTTGTTAGCGTGGGCCAGCGAGGTCAGGAATGCCCTGCAactcatgaaaaggctaaagaCAGCTCATGGTCACATCCTGTTTGTGTTATGTTCACACTGCATCggatttattgtgtgtgtgaaaagcaaAAAGATCATTACCCATTTTTGATGTAGAAATGTCAGAATATCTGGGTTGATGGCAACAATATGT of Gasterosteus aculeatus chromosome 11, fGasAcu3.hap1.1, whole genome shotgun sequence contains these proteins:
- the hspb9 gene encoding heat shock protein beta-9, encoding MMSQQAALTGLFGDDPFFSQEELLWPLRHEDLSSLQQDFFNQRTKVADNLLEGIHDRPHSLNFSQFPLVSSSLMRLSGAKERETPSKELHKEAQIATANSNDLLVTLDARGYAPNDITVKLEGRSLAVAAMKQAGAEESQSCASSSSNASFRSSASSRMGFVQSIDLPPHLDLAGLSCSLMENGQLRIHAPVAKRPSGEEQEVPVRFRTSLEFPIFKDKTGEEQRH